From the Eremothecium cymbalariae DBVPG#7215 chromosome 6, complete sequence genome, one window contains:
- the YPD1 gene encoding Ypd1p (similar to Ashbya gossypii ABL182C), translating to MAPLPGYTSSFTTMCSVPIPQKIINWDILNEIVSMDEDDPGFSQRLCLQYIDQAETTFEQIQSELDSENSSLANLSSLSHFLKGSSASLGLQRIAWACERIQNYGKKGEGASSIAPDSYYIDLISEALNLAREEFNAARKELSKYYKTEL from the coding sequence ATGGCTCCTCTTCCTGGTTATACATCATCATTCACCACCATGTGCTCCGTGCCCATTCCTCAGAAAATCATCAATTGGGATATCCTGAATGAAATAGTCTCTATGGATGAGGATGACCCGGGTTTCTCTCAGAGACTATGTTTGCAATATATAGATCAAGCGGAGACTACCTTCGAGCAGATTCAAAGTGAGCTTGATTCTGAGAATTCTAGTCTGGCCAATTTGTCAAGCCTGAGCCACTTTTTGAAGGgatcttctgcttctttggGCCTGCAGAGAATAGCATGGGCATGTGAACGTATACAGAACTACGGGAAAAAAGGTGAAGGAGCTTCCTCAATTGCTCCAGATTCTTACTATATAGATTTGATTTCTGAGGCACTAAACTTGGCCAGAGAGGAATTCAACGCTGCTAGAAAGGAATTGAGTAAGTATTATAAAACAGAAttatga